Proteins co-encoded in one Natronorubrum daqingense genomic window:
- a CDS encoding DUF4336 domain-containing protein: protein MLTKRGERLWTYEEPLQFFGVEIGRIMSVMKLSSGGLFVQSPARLTPKLRAALADLGEVRFVAPASKLHGHLYMEQYRAAYPDVELLAAPGLPARRSDLRFDQVLGDTPDPRWGMDIDQVVVSGHRWLTEVAYFHRPSRTAILGDIGFHIDEHHPLKTRLVARALRMYRRVSPPIELRATIANEATFRRSIRDVLAWDFDRVIPGHGTIVETGGKSAVIEGYGWLLE, encoded by the coding sequence ATGTTGACGAAGCGAGGTGAACGGCTCTGGACGTACGAGGAGCCGCTGCAATTCTTCGGCGTCGAAATCGGTCGGATCATGTCCGTGATGAAGCTCTCGAGTGGCGGCCTCTTCGTCCAGTCGCCGGCCAGATTGACGCCGAAGTTGCGAGCGGCGCTCGCGGACCTCGGCGAGGTTCGGTTCGTCGCCCCGGCGAGCAAACTCCACGGCCACCTGTACATGGAACAGTACAGGGCAGCCTATCCCGACGTCGAACTACTGGCTGCGCCCGGCCTTCCAGCGAGACGATCGGACCTGCGTTTCGACCAAGTTCTCGGTGACACTCCTGATCCGCGCTGGGGAATGGATATCGATCAGGTTGTCGTGTCCGGACACCGCTGGCTCACCGAAGTGGCGTACTTTCACCGACCGAGTCGAACAGCCATTCTCGGTGACATCGGGTTTCACATCGACGAGCATCACCCGCTGAAAACCCGTCTCGTCGCTCGAGCCCTGCGAATGTACAGGCGTGTGAGCCCGCCGATCGAATTGCGCGCGACGATCGCGAACGAGGCGACCTTCCGACGATCGATACGGGACGTCCTCGCGTGGGACTTCGATCGTGTTATTCCCGGGCACGGAACGATCGTCGAGACTGGGGGCAAATCGGCCGTTATCGAGGGCTACGGCTGGCTGCTCGAGTAG